From one Branchiostoma floridae strain S238N-H82 chromosome 3, Bfl_VNyyK, whole genome shotgun sequence genomic stretch:
- the LOC118412435 gene encoding tripartite motif-containing protein 3-like, which produces MAAAPSSLGKQIQEELTCSICLGLFTRPKVLPCQHTFCQGCLQHLSEGETTFQCPICRQQVRKPPQGVKELPNNLLATSLQTKIQQQATESRDFCFLHQSEEIKLYCQECDVPVCNECLDQKHGNHPTVSLKKATQERKATVQLLIDEGRNKLATYDAFIKSLTEKEKTLKEQKQQTKNGVIEAYNHMVQKLTESKDYLLSEVEEQDKQNMEILQKERDKVFTDVIDLKIACDRAEKEMSRGGVGFLHQETILTGRLAKHRGKTYESIQTQPVVFNPTHTVPVLGNVIVPSATIPASSNDKAEATNNHQTLSFGGQGTKPGKFQFPASVAVSDEGEIFVADRWNKRIQAFTLQGTFVHEFPTIVPGGQKMEPNDVALDGKGNLWVAGEKDQAEFVVQYTKQGRAVTKIDLQKTGWVRGVAVDTRRNHIIVTQTTGDRDNLHGEVMMFTPDGTPVRTVGGKKNSLASLVSRQQKMTHPWYITVDGEGNIFVSDCGNHCIHVYSEDGQFLFQFGGSGEGQLQGPMGVCVDGYRVTSSW; this is translated from the coding sequence ATGGCGGCCGCACCGTCGAGTTTGGGGAAACAAATCCAAGAAGAactgacctgcagcatctgcctaGGACTGTTCACtaggcccaaggtgctgccttgtcagcacaccttctgtcaagGCTGCCTACAGCATCTTTCAGAGGGGGAGACAACTTTCCAGTGCCCAATCTGTCGTCAACAGGTAAGGAAGCCACCCCAGGGGGTCAAAGAGTTGCCAAACAACCTCCTGGCTACAAGTCTGCAAACAAAAATCCAACAACAGGCCACAGAGTCGAGAGATTTCTGTTTCTTGCATCAGTCTGAAGAGATAAAATTGTACTGTCAAGAGTGTGACGTGCCAGTCTGTAATGAGTGTTTGGATCAAAAGCATGGCAACCATCCCACAGTAAGTCTGAAAAAGGCCACACAGGAAAGAAAGGCTACAGTTCAACTGCTTATTGACGAAGGCAGAAACAAGTTAGCAACTTATGATGCTTTTATCAAAAGTCtgacagagaaagagaaaacCCTGAAGgaacagaaacaacaaacaaagaatGGCGTTATTGAGGCTTACAACCATATGGTGCAGAAACTCACGGAAAGCAAGGACTATCTTTTGTCCGAGGTTGAGGAAcaggacaaacaaaacatggaaaTCTTACaaaaagagagagacaaagTTTTTACTGATGTTATTGATCTAAAGATAGCATGTGATCGAGCAGAAAAAGAAATGAGCAGAGGAGGTGTGGGCTTTCTCCACCAGGAAACCATCTTAACAGGCAGACTGGCAAAGCATAGAGGAAAAACATATGAGAGCATACAAACCCAGCCTGTTGTCTTTAACCCAACACACACCGTGCCAGTGTTGGGAAATGTGATTGTCCCATCTGCAACAATCCCAGCATCTAGTAATGATAAAGCAGAGGCCACAAATAACCACCAAACACTATCATTTGGAGGACAGGGCACGAAACCAGGAAAGTTCCAGTTTCCAGCTAGTGTTgcagtgtcagatgaaggggagatcTTTGTAGCAGACAGATGGAACAAGAGAATCCAAGccttcaccctgcagggaacgTTTGTGCATGAGTTCCCAACAATCGTGCCAGGTGGACAGAAGATGGAACCAAACGATGTGGCCTTAGATGGgaaggggaacctgtgggtggcgGGGGAGAAAGACCAGGCCGAGTTTGTTGTGCAGTACACCAAACAGGGCAGAGCTGTGACAAAGATTGACCTACAGAAGACAGGGTGGGTGAGAGGAGTCGctgtggacaccaggaggaaccacatcaTTGTTACACAAACCACAGGAGACAGGGACAACCTACATGGTGAAGTGATGATGTTTACGCCAGATGGAACACCTGTGAGAACTGTAGGTGGGAAGAAGAACTCGCTTGCATCACTGGTATCAAGGCAGCAGAAGATGACGCATCCATGGTACATTACAgtggacggggaagggaacatcTTTGTGTCAGACTGTGGCAATCACTGCATCCATGTTTACAGCGAGGACGGACAgttcctgttccagtttgggggaagtggtgaaggtcagctgcaGGGGCCCATGGGTGTCTGTGTGGACGGATATCGGGTAACGTCATCGTGGTGA
- the LOC118412451 gene encoding chromatin target of PRMT1 protein-like isoform X1, protein MSFGKDVTPKVVLKSTTKISLNDRFSTLAKKAPPQQQVRATLQQQQMASAKNRRLAQQMENRPTVQAALHLKQQQQQQQMVHQMPLKARLGSKGNVLARLGQQPRGGFRGRGGMRGGIRGRGRGGIRGRLSLPQFGRGAMGRGGRGGFRGAGRGFQPRGGRMQRGGGRGAGGMRGRGAGRGVPRGGMRGIRGGLRGRGGRGRGRGARGGIQNNVSKEDLDNQLDAYMSKTKGYLDAQLDEYMQQAGADE, encoded by the exons ATGTCATTTGGAAAGGATGTCACCCCGAAAGTTGTGCTCAAAAGCACAACTAAAATCTCTCTGAACGACCG ATTCTCCACCCTGGCCAAGAAAGCGCCCCCGCAGCAGCAGGTGCGTGCCAcgctgcagcagcagcagatgGCGTCCGCGAAGAACCGGCGGCTGGCGCAGCAGATGGAGAACCGGCCCACGGTCCAGGCGGCGCTGCACCTcaagcagcagcagcaacagcagcagaTGGTACATCAG ATGCCCCTGAAAGCGCGACTTGGTTCCAAGGGCAACGTACTGGCCCGTCTGGGGCAGCAGCCGCGTGGAGGCTTCCGTGGACGCGGGGGGATGCGCGGCGGGATTCGTGGACGCGGCAGGGGAG GTATCCGAGGCAGGCTGTCGCTGCCGCAGTTTGGGCGCGGCGCCATGGGCCGCGGTGGGAGAGGAGGTTTTAGAGGAGCAGGCAGAG GTTTTCAGCCCCGCGGAGGCCGTATGCAGAGAGGTGGCGGCCGTGGTGCAGGCGgcatgagggggaggggggcaggcagAG GGGTCCCTCGTGGAGGAATGCGCGGGATTCGCGGTGGCCTACGTGGGCGTGGCGGGCGAGGCCGTGGGCGCGGTGCACGGGGCGGGATACAGAACAACGTCTCCAAG GAGGACCTAGACAACCAGCTAGATGCCTACATGTCCAAGACAAAGGGATACCTGGATGCACAACTGGACGAGTACATGCAGCAGGCTGGAGCTGACGAATAG
- the LOC118412451 gene encoding chromatin target of PRMT1 protein-like isoform X2, with protein sequence MSFGKDVTPKVVLKSTTKISLNDRFSTLAKKAPPQQQVRATLQQQQMASAKNRRLAQQMENRPTVQAALHLKQQQQQQQMVHQMPLKARLGSKGNVLARLGQQPRGGFRGRGGMRGGIRGRGRGGFQPRGGRMQRGGGRGAGGMRGRGAGRGVPRGGMRGIRGGLRGRGGRGRGRGARGGIQNNVSKEDLDNQLDAYMSKTKGYLDAQLDEYMQQAGADE encoded by the exons ATGTCATTTGGAAAGGATGTCACCCCGAAAGTTGTGCTCAAAAGCACAACTAAAATCTCTCTGAACGACCG ATTCTCCACCCTGGCCAAGAAAGCGCCCCCGCAGCAGCAGGTGCGTGCCAcgctgcagcagcagcagatgGCGTCCGCGAAGAACCGGCGGCTGGCGCAGCAGATGGAGAACCGGCCCACGGTCCAGGCGGCGCTGCACCTcaagcagcagcagcaacagcagcagaTGGTACATCAG ATGCCCCTGAAAGCGCGACTTGGTTCCAAGGGCAACGTACTGGCCCGTCTGGGGCAGCAGCCGCGTGGAGGCTTCCGTGGACGCGGGGGGATGCGCGGCGGGATTCGTGGACGCGGCAGGGGAG GTTTTCAGCCCCGCGGAGGCCGTATGCAGAGAGGTGGCGGCCGTGGTGCAGGCGgcatgagggggaggggggcaggcagAG GGGTCCCTCGTGGAGGAATGCGCGGGATTCGCGGTGGCCTACGTGGGCGTGGCGGGCGAGGCCGTGGGCGCGGTGCACGGGGCGGGATACAGAACAACGTCTCCAAG GAGGACCTAGACAACCAGCTAGATGCCTACATGTCCAAGACAAAGGGATACCTGGATGCACAACTGGACGAGTACATGCAGCAGGCTGGAGCTGACGAATAG
- the LOC118412442 gene encoding vacuolar protein sorting-associated protein 72 homolog — MAAERSRRANAGAKMTKLLVDEQEDEFYQTTYGGFNEESGDEEFESDAESSDDEVDSDFSASEDDEPVSDQEDDEPKRKRRVVTKAYREPKKVAKPSEGKEAENGQQTQKVEKPKQPQQQRVIPPSARIQTRKSTAERTLQCNIRYKERERLRAIQPKKQPVEFRRLTQEELLEEAKVTEQINLASLETYRQLEDERRKARNQKRVRYQGPTIRYHSLSMPLIEELPKDTEEINVVGDSSPPVQPSQKSQVTRCSRNFITFPDDATFRKHFPAKKPKPPAKSYCAVTRLPAKYFDPITQTPYATIQAFKCLRDTYLQEQELKCDKRLNELNGYLEQKRKQKLLQK, encoded by the exons ATGGCGGCGGAACGCTCAAGGCGTGCGAATGCCGGGGCCAAGATGACCAAGCTTCTCGTGGACGAACAAGAAGATGAATTTTACCAGACTACGTACGGAGGCTTCAATGAA GAATCTGGAGATGAGGAGTTTGAGTCGGATGCGGAGAGCAGTGATGATGAGGTGGACTCTGACTTCAGCGCCTCCGAGGACGATGAGCCGGTCAGCGACCAGGAGGACGATGAACCCAAGAGAAAGAGGAGGGTCGTCACAAAGGCCTACAGG gaacCTAAGAAGGTTGCAAAACCAAGTGAGGGAAAAGAAGCAGAGAACGGACAACAGACTCAGAAGGTGGAGAAACCCAAACAGCCACAGCAACAGAGAGTCATCCCTCCCTCAG CGAGAATCCAGACGCGTAAGTCCACTGCGGAGCGGACTCTGCAGTGTAACATCAGGTACAAGGAGCGGGAGCGTCTGCGCGCCATCCAGCCCAAGAAGCAGCCCGTGGAGTTCCGCCGACTCACGCAGGAAGAACTGCTTGAGGAGGCCAAGGTCACAGAACAGATTAACCTGGCTTCCCTGG AGACGTACCGTCAGCTGGAGGATGAGAGGAGAAAAGCGCGGAACCAGAAGCGTGTGCGTTACCAGGGCCCCACCATCAGGTACCACTCCCTGTCCATGCCTCTCATAGAGGAGCTGCCCAAGGACACAGAGGAGATCAACGTGGTTGGAGACAG CTCTCCTCCAGTGCAGCCTTCCCAGAAGTCCCAGGTTACGCGCTGCTCTCGTAATTTCATCACCTTCCCGGACGACGCCACATTCCGTAAGCACTTCCCCGCCAAAAAGCCAAAACCTCCGGCGAAATCGTACTGTGCGGTGACTCGCCTGCCAGCAAAGTACTTTGACCCCATCACACAGACGCCCTACGCTACGATACAGGCCTTTAAATGTTTGAGAGACACATATCTGCAAGAACAGGAGTTGAAGTGTGACAAGAGACTGAATGAACTGAATGGATATCtggaacagaaaagaaaacagaaactcCTACAGAAATAA
- the LOC118412434 gene encoding transcription initiation factor TFIID subunit 4-like, with the protein MSYVLEVDSEVSFPNYSHSSASVTHGGLSPQFPGPTTSVPAVMAQEQLPPPPGTSVPQATYQLPPPPGTSVPQATSQLPPPPGTSVPRATFQLPPQGTSVPQTSTSATSTQYSHHTCRAPAVQAQPPPGTSLPLTTTSTTSAQYLQYPYRAPGATPHPRQPSPATLTSTSTQYLQYPNYHYSAPAVPVPAATPHLKTHLPDRFLGNATEDFSVWLGKFEVYADAHQYTPDVRVRILPTFLDGPALNYIQGLDQDVRRDYPKLLAALSQAFSQDRYIFTFRQALAQRRRQPGESFLVFATELTSLVKRAYPTYNEPAILGQTLQLFIQGVDPATRLRVMESGALTINKAVEIATRHEQAVAVNAQQDTCENTVNSVQRDDLQMAVAGLTEQVHILTTLLQRQQLSQTSSSRGRSVSPFRPPSSDRSRSPYRSPANSRPRSPFRSSDNNRPTSPYRAADHRSRSPYRSSTNDRPHSPYTEPANIRGRSPSRSSGSDRPSSPSRQYTDSRSRSPYRQSPSDHIRSRSSPRTVRFAEQGNDLPLMPRAGHQ; encoded by the exons ATGTCTTACGTTCTTGAGGTGGACTCGGAAGTTTCTTTCCCCAACTACTCCCACAGCTCGGCTTCCGTCACACATGGAGGTCTCTCACCGCAGTTTCCTGGTCCTACTACCTCTGTTCCTGCTGTTATGGCTCAAGAACAGCTACCACCACCACCAG GTACATCTGTGCCCCAGGCCACGTACCAGCTACCACCACCACCAGGTACATCTGTGCCCCAGGCCACGTCCCAGCTACCACCACCACCAGGTACATCTGTGCCCCGGGCCACGTTCCAGCTACCACCACAAGGTACGTCTGTGCCCCAGACCTCCACCTCCGCAACGTCTACACAATATTCCCACCACACATGTCGTGCGCCTGCCGTCCAGGCACAGCCACCACCAGGCACGTCGTTGCCCCTGACAACTACCTCCACGACTTCTGCGCAGTATCTCCAATACCCATATCGTGCGCCTGGTGCTACTCCCCACCCTCGACAGCCGTCCCCGGCCACTCTAACCTCTACATCGACACAGTATCTACAGTATCCCAACTACCACTATAGTGCACCGGCAGTGCCTGTTCCAGCGGCTACACCCCACCTCAAAACACACTTACCTGACCGCTTCCTTGGCAACGCCACTGAAGACTTCTCTGTCTGGCTGGGTAAATTTGAGGTCTACGCCGACGCACACCAGTATACCCCTGATGTCCGAGTTCGTATCCTCCCCACGTTTCTCGATGGACCTGCACTAAATTATATCCAGGGCCTCGACCAGGACGTGCGCCGTGATTACCCCAAACTCCTTGCGGCCCTGTCACAAGCTTTCAGCCAGGACAGGTATATCTTCACATTCCGACAAGCCTTAGCTCAGCGTCGGCGCCAACCAGGTGAGTCCTTCCTGGTGTTCGCTACAGAGCTCACAAGCCTGGTCAAGCGTGCTTACCCGACATACAACGAGCCGGCCATCCTGGGCCAGACCCTCCAGCTTTTCATCCAGGGAGTTGACCCTGCCACCCGACTCCGGGTGATGGAGAGCGGCGCTCTCACCATCAACAAGGCTGTTGAGATCGCCACCCGGCATGAACAGGCAGTGGCTGTCAACGCCCAGCAGGACACTTGTGAGAATACCGTGAACTCTGTCCAGCGGGACGATTTACAAATGGCAGTGGCTGGCCTGACCGAACAGGTCCACATTCTCACTACCCTCCTCCAACGCCAGCAGCTGTCTCAGACATCCAGCTCCCGGGGCCGCTCCGTCTCACCTTTCCGGCCGCCATCCAGCGACCGTTCTCGCTCGCCATACCGCTCCCCGGCTAACAGCCGTCCACGTTCCCCCTTCCGGTCGTCGGACAACAACCGGCCCACCTCTCCGTACCGAGCCGCGGACCATCGCTCCCGCTCACCGTACCGTTCCTCCACTAACGATCGTCCACACTCACCTTACACCGAACCAGCCAACATCCGTGGCCGATCCCCATCTCGTTCGTCGGGAAGTGACCGCCCCAGCTCCCCATCCCGTCAATACACTGACTCTCGTTCCCGTTCGCCATACCGCCAGTCGCCTTCTGACCACATCCGCTCACGCTCCTCTCCCAGAACCGTCCGATTTGCCGAGCAGGGAAACGACCTCCCTCTGATGCCGCGGGCCGGGCATCAGTAG